The following coding sequences lie in one Nycticebus coucang isolate mNycCou1 chromosome 20, mNycCou1.pri, whole genome shotgun sequence genomic window:
- the LOC128572811 gene encoding zinc finger protein 595-like isoform X2 has translation MELLTFKDVSIEFSMDEWAYLDPAQQTLYRDVMLENYGHLVFLGLTLSKPDFIACLEQSREPWKVKTHQTVVKPPAISNHPDQEHLQDFDTNILFPEILLRRYRSCAPDNLNLTEDLANVSECKQQKVLDSGLDQCLMTTHTKIFQCSKCLKAFTQLSDLSRNKMRHTIGKTFHFIKYGKTSNPHSHVTKPKIIYKGEKQYKCSRVFKSDSSLSKHKRRHTGEKLYKCENDGKCLNLRSKYCNDESTDSGSIHYNYEDCDKLTKQYSNLSGHIRIHSGEKPYKCQQCGKVFNNNSNLTKHKRINSGENPYKCQQCGKAFHNNSDLTKHKRIHSGEKPYKCQQCAKAFNNNSDLTKHKRIHSEEKPYKCQQCGKAFTFSSSLTKHKRIHSGEKPYKCQQCGKAFHNNSDLTKHKRIHSGEKLYKCQECTKAFTFRSSLTAHERIHSGERLYKCQECGKAFNRYSYLSKHHRSHSGEKPYKCQQCGKAFTFSSSLTNHQRIHSGEKPYKCQQCGKAFNNNSNLTKHKRIHSGEKPYKCKQCGKAFYHYSGLSEHQKIHSGEKPYKCQQCGKGFTRYSNLSTHQRIHSGEKPYKCQQCGKAFHNNSDLTKHKRIHSGEKPYKCQQCGKAFNNNSDLTKHKRIHSEEKPYKCQQCGKAFTFSSSLTKHKRIHSGEKPYKCQQCGKAFHNNSDLTKHKRIHSGEKLYKCQECTKAFTFRSSLTAHERIHSGERLYKCQECGKAFNRYSYLSEHQRSHSGEKPYKCQQCGKAFTFSSSLTNHQRIHSGEKPYKCQQCGKAFNNNSDLTKHKRIHSGERPYKCQQCGKAFYHYSGLSVHKRIHSGEKTYTCQQCGKAFNRYSNLSRHQIIHSGEKPYKCEECGKAFNRYSQLSEHQRIHSGEKPYKCQECGKVFNWYSYLSVHQRIHSGEKPYKCQQCGKAFHNNSDLTKHKRIHSGEKPYKCQNVAKGLTGTHTFLHIKEFILERNPTNVNNVATPSSSTQTFLHIKEFIL, from the exons GTCTTACTCTCTCTAAGCCTGACTTCATcgcctgtctggagcaaagcagagaaccctggaaggtgaagacacaccAGACAGTAGTCAAGCCCCCAG ctatATCTAACCATCCTGACCAAGAGCATTTGCAAGATTttgacacaaatattttattcccagAGATCCTCCTGAGAAGATATCGAAGTTGTGCCCCTGACAATTTAAACTTAACAGAAGACTTGGCAAATGTGTCTGAATGTAAGCAGCAGAAAGTATTGGACAGTGGACTTGACCAATGTTTAATGACTACCCATACCAAAATCTTCCAGTGTAGTAAATGTTTGAAAGCCTTCACACAATTGTCAGATCTAAGTAGAAATAAGATGAGACATACAATAGGGAAAACATTCCACTTTATAAAGTATGGGAAAACCTCTAACCCACACTCACATGTTACTAAACCtaagataatttataaaggagaaaaacaatacaaatgtagCAGAGTCTTCAAATCTGACTCAAGCCTGTCTAAGCATAAGAGAcgtcatactggagagaaactctacaagtgtgaaaatgatggcaaatgtctTAATCTCAGATCAAAATATTGTAACGATGAGAGTACTGATAGTGGAAGTATACACTACAACTATGAAGACTGTGATAAACTTACCAAgcagtactcaaacctttctggacatataagaattcattctggagagaaaccctacaaatgtcaacagtgtGGCAAAGtgtttaataataattcaaaccttactaaacataaaagaattaattCTGGAGAGAACccttacaaatgtcaacaatgtggcaaagcatttCATAATAATTCAGACcttactaaacataaaagaattcattctggtgagaaaccctacaaatgtcaacaatgtgccAAAGCGTTTAATAATAATTCAGACcttactaaacataaaagaattcattctgaagagaaaccctacaaatgccaacaatgtggcaaagcctttactttTAGTTCATCCCTTACTaagcataaaagaattcattctggagagaaaccctacaaatgtcaacaatgtggcaaagcatttCATAATAATTCAGACcttactaaacataaaagaattcattctggagagaaactctacaaatgtcaagaatgtacCAAAGCCTTTACTTTTAGGTCATCCCTTACTgcacatgaaagaattcattctggagagagactctacaaatgtcaagaatgtggcaaagcatttAACCGGTACTCATACCTTTCTAAACATCATAGAagtcattctggagagaaaccctacaaatgtcaacaatgtggcaaagcctttactttTAGTTCATCCCTTACTaatcatcaaagaattcattctggagagaaaccctacaaatgtcaacaatgtggcaaagcatttaataataattcaaaccttactaaacataaaagaattcattctggagagaaaccctataaatgtaaacaatgtggaaaagccttttacCATTACTCAggcctttctgaacatcaaaaaattcattctggagaaaaaccctacaaatgtcaacaatgtggcaaagggTTTACccggtactcaaacctttctacacatcaaagaattcattctggagagaaaccttacaaatgtcaacaatgtggcaaagcgtTTCATAATAATTCAGACcttactaaacataaaagaattcattctggtgagaaaccctacaaatgccaACAGTGTGGCAAAGCATTTAATAATAATTCAGACcttactaaacataaaagaattcattctgaagagaaaccctacaaatgccaacaatgtggcaaagcctttactttTAGTTCATCCCTTACTaagcataaaagaattcattctggagagaaaccctacaaatgtcaacagtgtGGCAAAGCATTTCATAATAATTCAGACcttactaaacataaaagaattcattctggagagaaactctacaaatgtcaagaatgtacCAAAGCCTTTACTTTTAGGTCATCCCTTACTgcacatgaaagaattcattctggggagagactctacaaatgtcaagaatgtggcaaagcctttaaccggtactcatacctttctgaacatcaaagaagtcattctggagagaaaccttacaaatgtcaacaatgtggcaaagcctttactttTAGTTCATCCCTTACTaatcatcaaagaattcattctggagagaaaccctacaaatgtcaacaatgtggcaaagcgtttaataataattcagaccttactaaacataaaagaattcattctggagagagaccatacaaatgtcaacaatgtgggaaagccttttaCCATTACTCaggcctttctgtacataaaagaattcattctggagagaaaaccTACACATGTCagcaatgtggcaaagcctttaatcggtactcaaacctttctagacatcaaataattcattctggagagaaaccctacaaatgtgaagaatgtggcaaagcctttaaccggtactcacAACTTTCTgagcatcaaagaattcattctggagagaaaccctacaaatgtcaagaatgtggcaaagtctttaatTGGTACTcatacctttctgtacatcaaagaattcattctggagagaagccctacaaatgtcaacaatgtggcaaagcatttCATAATAATTCAGACcttactaaacataaaagaattcattctggagagaaaccctacaaatgtcaaaatGTGGCGAAGGGTTTAAccggtactcacacctttctgcacatcaaagaattcattctggagagaaaccctacaaatgtcaacaatgtggcaacgCCTTCAAgcagtactcaaacctttctacacatcaaagaattcattctttag
- the LOC128572811 gene encoding zinc finger protein 595-like isoform X1, whose protein sequence is MELLTFKDVSIEFSMDEWACLGPAQQTLYRDVMLENYGHLVFLGLTLSKPDFIACLEQSREPWKVKTHQTVVKPPAISNHPDQEHLQDFDTNILFPEILLRRYRSCAPDNLNLTEDLANVSECKQQKVLDSGLDQCLMTTHTKIFQCSKCLKAFTQLSDLSRNKMRHTIGKTFHFIKYGKTSNPHSHVTKPKIIYKGEKQYKCSRVFKSDSSLSKHKRRHTGEKLYKCENDGKCLNLRSKYCNDESTDSGSIHYNYEDCDKLTKQYSNLSGHIRIHSGEKPYKCQQCGKVFNNNSNLTKHKRINSGENPYKCQQCGKAFHNNSDLTKHKRIHSGEKPYKCQQCAKAFNNNSDLTKHKRIHSEEKPYKCQQCGKAFTFSSSLTKHKRIHSGEKPYKCQQCGKAFHNNSDLTKHKRIHSGEKLYKCQECTKAFTFRSSLTAHERIHSGERLYKCQECGKAFNRYSYLSKHHRSHSGEKPYKCQQCGKAFTFSSSLTNHQRIHSGEKPYKCQQCGKAFNNNSNLTKHKRIHSGEKPYKCKQCGKAFYHYSGLSEHQKIHSGEKPYKCQQCGKGFTRYSNLSTHQRIHSGEKPYKCQQCGKAFHNNSDLTKHKRIHSGEKPYKCQQCGKAFNNNSDLTKHKRIHSEEKPYKCQQCGKAFTFSSSLTKHKRIHSGEKPYKCQQCGKAFHNNSDLTKHKRIHSGEKLYKCQECTKAFTFRSSLTAHERIHSGERLYKCQECGKAFNRYSYLSEHQRSHSGEKPYKCQQCGKAFTFSSSLTNHQRIHSGEKPYKCQQCGKAFNNNSDLTKHKRIHSGERPYKCQQCGKAFYHYSGLSVHKRIHSGEKTYTCQQCGKAFNRYSNLSRHQIIHSGEKPYKCEECGKAFNRYSQLSEHQRIHSGEKPYKCQECGKVFNWYSYLSVHQRIHSGEKPYKCQQCGKAFHNNSDLTKHKRIHSGEKPYKCQNVAKGLTGTHTFLHIKEFILERNPTNVNNVATPSSSTQTFLHIKEFIL, encoded by the exons gaactgttgacattcaaggacgtATCTATAgagttctctatggatgagtgggcctgcctggGCCCTGCTCAGCAGACTTTGTATCGGGACGTCATGTTGGAGAACTACGGACACCTGGTCTTCCTCG GTCTTACTCTCTCTAAGCCTGACTTCATcgcctgtctggagcaaagcagagaaccctggaaggtgaagacacaccAGACAGTAGTCAAGCCCCCAG ctatATCTAACCATCCTGACCAAGAGCATTTGCAAGATTttgacacaaatattttattcccagAGATCCTCCTGAGAAGATATCGAAGTTGTGCCCCTGACAATTTAAACTTAACAGAAGACTTGGCAAATGTGTCTGAATGTAAGCAGCAGAAAGTATTGGACAGTGGACTTGACCAATGTTTAATGACTACCCATACCAAAATCTTCCAGTGTAGTAAATGTTTGAAAGCCTTCACACAATTGTCAGATCTAAGTAGAAATAAGATGAGACATACAATAGGGAAAACATTCCACTTTATAAAGTATGGGAAAACCTCTAACCCACACTCACATGTTACTAAACCtaagataatttataaaggagaaaaacaatacaaatgtagCAGAGTCTTCAAATCTGACTCAAGCCTGTCTAAGCATAAGAGAcgtcatactggagagaaactctacaagtgtgaaaatgatggcaaatgtctTAATCTCAGATCAAAATATTGTAACGATGAGAGTACTGATAGTGGAAGTATACACTACAACTATGAAGACTGTGATAAACTTACCAAgcagtactcaaacctttctggacatataagaattcattctggagagaaaccctacaaatgtcaacagtgtGGCAAAGtgtttaataataattcaaaccttactaaacataaaagaattaattCTGGAGAGAACccttacaaatgtcaacaatgtggcaaagcatttCATAATAATTCAGACcttactaaacataaaagaattcattctggtgagaaaccctacaaatgtcaacaatgtgccAAAGCGTTTAATAATAATTCAGACcttactaaacataaaagaattcattctgaagagaaaccctacaaatgccaacaatgtggcaaagcctttactttTAGTTCATCCCTTACTaagcataaaagaattcattctggagagaaaccctacaaatgtcaacaatgtggcaaagcatttCATAATAATTCAGACcttactaaacataaaagaattcattctggagagaaactctacaaatgtcaagaatgtacCAAAGCCTTTACTTTTAGGTCATCCCTTACTgcacatgaaagaattcattctggagagagactctacaaatgtcaagaatgtggcaaagcatttAACCGGTACTCATACCTTTCTAAACATCATAGAagtcattctggagagaaaccctacaaatgtcaacaatgtggcaaagcctttactttTAGTTCATCCCTTACTaatcatcaaagaattcattctggagagaaaccctacaaatgtcaacaatgtggcaaagcatttaataataattcaaaccttactaaacataaaagaattcattctggagagaaaccctataaatgtaaacaatgtggaaaagccttttacCATTACTCAggcctttctgaacatcaaaaaattcattctggagaaaaaccctacaaatgtcaacaatgtggcaaagggTTTACccggtactcaaacctttctacacatcaaagaattcattctggagagaaaccttacaaatgtcaacaatgtggcaaagcgtTTCATAATAATTCAGACcttactaaacataaaagaattcattctggtgagaaaccctacaaatgccaACAGTGTGGCAAAGCATTTAATAATAATTCAGACcttactaaacataaaagaattcattctgaagagaaaccctacaaatgccaacaatgtggcaaagcctttactttTAGTTCATCCCTTACTaagcataaaagaattcattctggagagaaaccctacaaatgtcaacagtgtGGCAAAGCATTTCATAATAATTCAGACcttactaaacataaaagaattcattctggagagaaactctacaaatgtcaagaatgtacCAAAGCCTTTACTTTTAGGTCATCCCTTACTgcacatgaaagaattcattctggggagagactctacaaatgtcaagaatgtggcaaagcctttaaccggtactcatacctttctgaacatcaaagaagtcattctggagagaaaccttacaaatgtcaacaatgtggcaaagcctttactttTAGTTCATCCCTTACTaatcatcaaagaattcattctggagagaaaccctacaaatgtcaacaatgtggcaaagcgtttaataataattcagaccttactaaacataaaagaattcattctggagagagaccatacaaatgtcaacaatgtgggaaagccttttaCCATTACTCaggcctttctgtacataaaagaattcattctggagagaaaaccTACACATGTCagcaatgtggcaaagcctttaatcggtactcaaacctttctagacatcaaataattcattctggagagaaaccctacaaatgtgaagaatgtggcaaagcctttaaccggtactcacAACTTTCTgagcatcaaagaattcattctggagagaaaccctacaaatgtcaagaatgtggcaaagtctttaatTGGTACTcatacctttctgtacatcaaagaattcattctggagagaagccctacaaatgtcaacaatgtggcaaagcatttCATAATAATTCAGACcttactaaacataaaagaattcattctggagagaaaccctacaaatgtcaaaatGTGGCGAAGGGTTTAAccggtactcacacctttctgcacatcaaagaattcattctggagagaaaccctacaaatgtcaacaatgtggcaacgCCTTCAAgcagtactcaaacctttctacacatcaaagaattcattctttag